The following coding sequences lie in one Kamptonema formosum PCC 6407 genomic window:
- a CDS encoding DUF3747 domain-containing protein → MNILRRLAMAAFGTAAIFTINTLNQAAAAYKFDQTEIDQNSVVAVAVPRGLGGHQLLVLEQISKSRSCWSESGSNPVTIDPLLLNFDFTGLCGRATDSNGYSIRMAGTDLALKYSLSLQNNGSDVLLVGSPNDPNYQPVVIGRTRGVTGGFMKVFLDPEWRFAKRAYDGKTLGHFYLASNQTAPGTVNNGTDTPPITTAFKDISSDIYSKEIQQAVELGFVAGFSDNTFRPQEALTREQLVSLVLESLKRVKGANLSIPTQVSSRPYADVEASRWSAAKIKFAQDNKIVSGYEDGTFKPQQLVTRAEMMAVLRKAAEFGLTLQGQSPNLSPTQPVKTFSDTPNHWAASTINQMSGYCSIASPLNESGNQFFPDAGAKRNYAAAATLRMLNCVSK, encoded by the coding sequence ATGAATATTTTACGCAGACTGGCAATGGCTGCTTTCGGTACCGCCGCTATCTTCACAATCAATACTTTAAATCAAGCTGCCGCAGCTTATAAATTTGACCAAACAGAAATTGACCAAAACAGCGTTGTTGCCGTTGCAGTTCCGCGCGGTTTAGGCGGCCACCAACTGTTAGTTTTAGAACAAATATCTAAGTCGCGTTCTTGCTGGAGCGAAAGCGGTTCTAACCCCGTTACCATCGATCCGTTGCTGTTAAATTTTGACTTCACTGGTCTTTGCGGCCGCGCCACAGATAGCAATGGTTATTCTATCCGCATGGCTGGTACTGATTTGGCATTAAAATATAGTTTAAGTTTGCAGAATAATGGCAGCGATGTTCTGCTTGTCGGCAGTCCTAACGACCCAAATTATCAGCCTGTTGTGATTGGTAGAACGCGCGGTGTAACTGGCGGTTTCATGAAGGTTTTTCTCGATCCAGAATGGCGTTTTGCTAAACGAGCTTATGACGGTAAAACCCTCGGACACTTTTATTTAGCCAGCAATCAAACTGCTCCGGGAACTGTAAATAATGGGACTGATACACCGCCTATTACTACTGCTTTTAAAGATATCAGTAGCGATATCTATTCTAAAGAAATTCAACAGGCTGTAGAGTTGGGATTCGTTGCTGGATTCAGCGATAATACCTTCCGCCCTCAAGAAGCTTTAACTAGGGAGCAATTGGTATCTTTAGTATTGGAATCTTTGAAGCGAGTCAAGGGTGCTAATTTAAGTATTCCCACTCAAGTATCATCTCGTCCTTATGCTGATGTTGAAGCTTCCCGCTGGAGTGCTGCTAAAATCAAATTTGCACAGGATAATAAGATTGTCAGCGGCTATGAAGATGGGACGTTTAAACCGCAGCAACTTGTCACCCGCGCTGAAATGATGGCAGTGCTAAGAAAAGCAGCAGAATTTGGTTTGACTTTGCAAGGTCAATCTCCCAATTTATCCCCCACACAACCAGTTAAAACTTTCTCAGATACCCCCAATCACTGGGCCGCTTCCACAATTAATCAAATGTCTGGTTATTGTTCTATAGCTTCTCCTTTGAATGAAAGTGGCAATCAGTTTTTCCCAGATGCCGGAGCGAAGCGTAATTATGCAGCCGCAGCTACTTTACGAATGCTCAATTGTGTTTCTAAGTAG
- a CDS encoding circadian clock protein KaiA: MFAKELPKLTDSALSGNFGIEPNTALRSELSICIFLRSEELATSVLKLLDRNRYILMRSNSPEGFLDFIQRNSHLDCLVFEVYPELHLLVSQLQEHSIFLPVVILEAEANSEDAKLLPENQAMTSEDSHEENLHFFYHAAEVKLPIAKLSDLSSFIDQAMTRFLNLSVPVRARGHASTTDPTAELTSQSLLHRQQRRLAEKLRERLGYLGVYYKRNSQFFFRNLPSAERQKLLEQLQSNYREIVLNYFSPDSTLNNKIDEFVNVAFFADISVTQIVEIHMELMDEFANQLKLEGRSEEVLLDYRLTLIDAIAHLCEMYRRSIPRDS; this comes from the coding sequence GTGTTTGCAAAGGAGTTACCAAAACTGACCGATTCAGCACTGTCTGGCAACTTCGGGATTGAGCCAAATACAGCTTTGCGTTCCGAGCTTTCTATCTGTATTTTTCTGCGGTCTGAAGAACTCGCGACATCTGTCCTCAAGCTTTTGGACAGAAATCGCTACATTTTGATGCGTAGTAATTCCCCAGAGGGATTTTTGGACTTCATCCAGCGCAACAGCCACCTCGATTGCCTTGTATTCGAGGTTTACCCAGAGTTACACTTGCTAGTTAGCCAACTACAAGAACATTCCATATTCTTACCAGTCGTAATCTTGGAAGCGGAGGCAAATTCAGAAGACGCTAAACTTCTGCCAGAGAATCAGGCGATGACCTCGGAGGATAGCCACGAGGAAAACCTCCATTTTTTTTACCACGCTGCTGAAGTGAAGTTGCCGATCGCCAAGTTAAGCGATCTCAGTTCCTTCATTGACCAGGCGATGACCCGATTTCTCAATCTCTCTGTCCCGGTTCGAGCTAGAGGCCATGCCTCAACTACCGATCCGACTGCGGAATTGACTTCTCAAAGTTTGCTCCATCGCCAGCAGCGGAGGCTTGCTGAAAAATTACGGGAGCGATTAGGATACTTAGGTGTGTACTATAAGAGAAATTCCCAGTTTTTCTTCCGAAATCTGCCTTCAGCAGAGAGGCAAAAGCTCTTGGAGCAACTTCAGTCAAATTATCGTGAGATAGTTTTGAATTATTTTTCCCCAGACTCCACGCTGAATAATAAAATAGATGAGTTTGTAAATGTAGCTTTTTTTGCCGACATTTCTGTTACTCAAATTGTAGAAATTCACATGGAATTAATGGATGAATTTGCCAACCAGCTAAAATTAGAAGGTCGTAGTGAGGAAGTATTACTAGACTACCGATTGACACTAATCGATGCGATTGCACACTTGTGCGAGATGTACAGACGTTCAATTCCCAGAGATTCTTGA
- a CDS encoding ATP-binding response regulator has protein sequence MSIPNPTLQNFIEPVPLCFPTARLSAVRSIFRQAKCDRVAVVNDLQQPLGLVYLRSLMFVSPVSDRRGGYHAKSLSELNFIVEPMLAVSALMSLSDFWLWLRQQHSQAQLKNQEKNGEFNYLAESRENWGLESAGRDMSGEAIADFSTTADLLPAPNLAPIALIEPDSGKFLGLLDSLQLLKFMAFENSNKGGSRERVESAKTIKIEEQTGLRYRSAPRTPNIAPLVERPNVAVPGNVALTLNSFGQLLEQLPLPLRLLSNDGQIITQNAAWKSLLGAGPEPALQAAETGSNSAKPFSHSSASVSRNAGNSVPEDGRNWGGTALAQEDSSCSGPACAIAQPLAFSTSTAPSWCAIAAKPDNYTCTSPAHQGKDRTWQFVKQPLSETLTLVLAQDVTEEQLVAKELAAKNADLIQLNRLKDEFLACISHELKTPLTAVLGLSSLLKDRAIGELNDRQARYAKLIHQSGRHLMTVVNDILDLTRMETGQMELIVEPVQIAAVCDRAFEGAKLLQQQEDKPTAARDDPTNRDSTSGKSDSPIDFTLEIESGLAHIVADELRLRQMLVNLLSNALKFTAPGAAIGLKVNHWEGWIAFTVWDTGIGIPADKQHLIFQKFQQLESPLTRRFQGTGLGLVLTQRLARLHGGDVSFISSEGQGSQFTLLLPPCPPGKTDGKRGSRGAGEPGSRGAGEIEDENLRLVSSFPRPRVPPLKRSPVGLVLIVEAVPRFIEDLSNLLTNLGYRVIVARSGTEALEKARRFSPEVIFINPLLPLLSGWDVLTLLKTDADTCSIPAIVTATRGEKERAKLNRADGFLSLPVKEATLLEQLRDLTRAEQPTADAFKSSLTVLLLSPLNSSFHAASFLVHPSYCRILEADDLDQAELLARIWHPNVMVLEGTTQLQNPSAFVEELSRRSSLVSIPLVTLDSVTTSVANQVKGLSVFPCLAAGDRTAVGTADTSQQMPSALWQVIQVAAGITCKPSILLVDVSSLSDLLQSAEREGERGNGEEGPEGKEGEISDFFNSKLKTPKRGEERSHLSKLETPNCVSEAYPQGLALRGAKRGEERSKLKPSLPTPNSPSSQVTHPPLTFPIPNSQLPVPNSQALIQYLQTAGFRGAIAGSWAEVLQQLQYQSVDLLLICLREDSSSSLVQALSNLRQMPAKPPILVLDYRCQTNRESPAIDSILGEIAAQLLSSSLSVAELLQQIEQSLNGSYKHKS, from the coding sequence ATGTCAATACCCAACCCGACTCTCCAAAATTTTATCGAACCCGTGCCGCTGTGCTTCCCAACTGCGAGACTGTCCGCAGTGCGGTCAATTTTCAGGCAAGCCAAGTGCGATCGCGTGGCAGTAGTCAACGATTTGCAGCAGCCTTTGGGGTTAGTCTATCTCCGTAGTTTAATGTTTGTCTCCCCAGTTTCGGATCGCAGAGGTGGCTACCATGCTAAATCACTGTCGGAACTGAACTTTATAGTCGAACCTATGCTAGCTGTATCGGCTCTTATGAGTTTGAGCGATTTCTGGCTGTGGCTGCGACAGCAACACTCTCAAGCGCAGCTCAAAAACCAGGAAAAAAACGGCGAGTTTAATTATTTGGCAGAGAGTCGAGAAAATTGGGGACTAGAAAGCGCAGGTAGGGATATGTCTGGCGAGGCGATCGCAGATTTCTCCACCACTGCTGACTTACTGCCGGCTCCCAACCTGGCTCCCATAGCCTTGATCGAGCCTGATAGCGGTAAGTTTTTAGGATTGCTCGACAGCCTACAGTTGCTAAAATTTATGGCATTCGAGAACAGCAACAAAGGCGGGAGCCGAGAAAGGGTGGAGTCGGCAAAAACTATTAAAATTGAAGAGCAAACAGGACTTAGATATCGCTCAGCGCCAAGAACCCCGAACATTGCTCCCCTTGTTGAACGGCCGAATGTCGCGGTTCCAGGGAATGTAGCTCTCACCCTCAATTCCTTTGGACAACTGCTCGAACAACTGCCTTTACCTTTAAGATTGCTCAGCAACGACGGGCAAATTATTACTCAAAATGCAGCTTGGAAATCCCTGTTGGGAGCGGGCCCAGAACCTGCTTTGCAGGCAGCAGAAACAGGGAGTAATTCTGCTAAACCCTTCTCCCATTCCTCAGCCTCCGTTAGCAGGAATGCAGGAAATTCCGTCCCCGAAGATGGCAGGAACTGGGGAGGAACAGCCTTAGCCCAAGAAGATAGTAGCTGCTCGGGGCCAGCGTGCGCCATAGCCCAACCCTTGGCTTTCTCAACCTCAACCGCTCCTAGTTGGTGCGCGATCGCTGCAAAACCCGATAACTACACTTGCACATCTCCCGCCCACCAAGGCAAAGATCGCACCTGGCAATTTGTCAAACAGCCACTCTCAGAAACACTAACTCTTGTCTTAGCGCAGGATGTAACCGAAGAACAGCTAGTAGCCAAAGAACTCGCAGCTAAAAATGCCGATTTAATTCAGCTCAACCGACTTAAAGACGAGTTTTTAGCCTGCATCAGCCACGAACTGAAAACACCGCTGACAGCAGTATTGGGGCTATCTAGCCTCTTAAAAGACAGAGCGATCGGAGAACTCAACGATCGCCAAGCTCGCTACGCCAAGCTGATCCACCAGAGTGGTCGTCACCTGATGACAGTAGTCAACGACATTTTAGATTTGACCCGGATGGAAACCGGTCAAATGGAACTAATTGTCGAACCCGTGCAAATTGCCGCAGTTTGCGATCGCGCCTTTGAAGGAGCCAAGCTACTTCAGCAACAAGAAGACAAACCAACCGCAGCCAGAGATGACCCCACCAATCGCGACAGCACATCGGGCAAATCAGACTCCCCAATAGACTTTACTCTGGAAATCGAATCAGGATTAGCCCATATTGTTGCTGATGAACTGCGACTGCGCCAAATGCTCGTCAACCTCTTGTCCAATGCCCTCAAATTTACAGCCCCAGGCGCAGCAATTGGGTTGAAAGTTAACCATTGGGAAGGCTGGATAGCTTTTACAGTTTGGGATACAGGCATCGGCATCCCCGCTGACAAGCAACACCTAATCTTTCAAAAATTCCAACAGCTTGAAAGCCCCCTGACTCGCCGCTTTCAGGGTACAGGGCTAGGATTGGTCTTGACTCAACGCCTAGCTCGCCTCCACGGAGGAGACGTTTCGTTTATTTCCTCCGAAGGGCAAGGTAGCCAGTTTACTCTGCTTCTACCCCCTTGTCCTCCAGGTAAAACAGATGGGAAGCGAGGGAGCCGGGGAGCCGGGGAGCCGGGGAGCAGGGGAGCAGGGGAGATCGAAGATGAAAATCTGCGCTTAGTCTCCTCATTCCCCCGCCCCCGCGTCCCTCCACTTAAGAGATCCCCTGTCGGCTTGGTGTTGATTGTTGAAGCCGTCCCCCGGTTTATTGAAGATTTGAGCAACCTCCTGACAAATCTAGGCTATCGGGTGATCGTCGCCCGTTCCGGTACTGAAGCTCTAGAAAAAGCCCGTAGATTTAGCCCAGAAGTAATTTTTATCAACCCCCTACTACCATTGCTATCCGGTTGGGACGTGCTGACATTACTCAAAACTGATGCCGATACTTGCTCTATACCCGCGATCGTGACCGCTACACGGGGCGAAAAAGAACGGGCCAAACTCAACCGAGCCGATGGCTTTTTAAGCTTGCCAGTTAAAGAAGCTACACTACTTGAGCAACTCAGGGACTTGACACGGGCAGAGCAACCAACTGCGGATGCGTTCAAGAGTTCCCTTACTGTTTTATTATTGAGTCCTCTCAACAGTTCCTTTCACGCTGCCTCGTTCCTAGTTCACCCTTCTTACTGCCGGATTTTAGAAGCAGATGACCTCGATCAAGCCGAACTCCTTGCCCGGATTTGGCATCCTAACGTGATGGTATTGGAGGGTACGACACAGTTACAAAACCCTTCCGCTTTTGTCGAAGAACTAAGTCGGCGCAGCAGTTTGGTCAGCATTCCGCTTGTAACTTTAGATTCTGTGACTACCTCTGTTGCCAATCAAGTCAAGGGATTATCAGTATTTCCATGTTTAGCAGCAGGCGATCGCACTGCTGTCGGGACTGCCGACACATCCCAGCAGATGCCCTCTGCCTTATGGCAAGTAATTCAAGTGGCGGCGGGTATCACTTGCAAACCCTCGATTTTACTCGTTGATGTCTCCTCCCTCTCAGATTTATTACAGTCTGCTGAGCGAGAAGGGGAGCGGGGAAATGGGGAAGAGGGGCCAGAGGGGAAAGAAGGGGAAATTTCAGACTTTTTTAACTCTAAGCTCAAAACCCCAAAGCGTGGCGAGGAAAGAAGCCATCTCTCTAAACTCGAAACTCCAAACTGCGTTAGCGAAGCCTACCCGCAGGGTTTAGCGTTGCGAGGCGCGAAGCGTGGCGAGGAACGAAGCAAACTCAAGCCATCTCTGCCAACTCCCAACTCTCCCTCTTCCCAAGTTACTCATCCCCCGTTAACATTCCCCATTCCTAATTCGCAATTACCAGTTCCCAATTCCCAAGCTTTGATTCAGTACCTCCAAACGGCAGGATTTCGAGGTGCGATCGCAGGCTCTTGGGCTGAAGTTTTGCAACAGTTGCAATATCAAAGTGTTGACTTGCTGTTAATTTGCTTGCGGGAGGACTCATCGTCATCTCTAGTGCAGGCACTATCTAACTTAAGACAAATGCCTGCCAAACCTCCTATCCTCGTACTGGATTATCGCTGCCAGACAAACAGAGAATCGCCAGCGATCGACTCTATTCTGGGGGAAATAGCTGCTCAACTTTTGTCCTCTTCCCTGTCGGTAGCAGAGTTACTACAACAAATCGAACAATCTCTCAATGGTAGTTACAAACACAAGAGTTAA
- the kaiB gene encoding circadian clock protein KaiB: MTPLKKTYVLKLYVAGNTPNSVRALKTLKDILEQEFLGVYALKVIDVLKNPQLAEEDKILATPTLAKILPPPVRKIIGDLSDREKVLIGLDLLYEELREEDMNLHDRI; encoded by the coding sequence ATGACCCCTCTGAAGAAAACCTATGTTCTCAAACTCTATGTTGCTGGGAATACTCCCAACTCTGTAAGGGCTTTGAAAACACTCAAGGACATTCTAGAGCAAGAATTTCTGGGAGTCTACGCCCTCAAAGTGATAGATGTCCTCAAAAACCCTCAACTAGCAGAAGAGGACAAAATTTTGGCAACGCCGACTTTGGCTAAAATATTGCCACCTCCAGTCAGAAAAATTATTGGTGATTTATCAGACAGAGAAAAAGTTTTGATTGGACTAGATTTACTCTATGAAGAATTGCGCGAAGAAGACATGAACTTACACGATAGAATCTAA
- a CDS encoding DUF29 domain-containing protein, giving the protein MPKNIAQLYNTDFVAWTEKTVHLLRTEQFKQVEWEAVIEEIESLGKSERRELKSRLEVLLQHLLKWQFQSSLRSSSWRNTIDEQRNRIEDLLLDSPSLNPALEEVLGECYRRGKKAATNETELPLVTFPTECPYTIDEILDADFFPDAINL; this is encoded by the coding sequence ATGCCGAAAAACATAGCTCAGTTGTATAATACGGACTTTGTGGCATGGACAGAAAAAACGGTGCATTTGCTTCGTACTGAGCAATTTAAACAGGTAGAATGGGAAGCTGTTATTGAGGAAATTGAAAGCTTGGGTAAATCGGAGCGGCGGGAGTTGAAAAGTCGATTAGAAGTGTTGTTACAGCATTTACTAAAGTGGCAATTTCAGTCTAGTTTGCGAAGTAGCTCTTGGCGAAATACGATTGATGAACAACGCAACCGAATTGAAGATTTACTGCTAGATAGTCCTAGTCTTAATCCCGCTCTAGAAGAAGTTTTAGGCGAGTGCTACCGCCGGGGTAAAAAGGCTGCTACCAATGAAACTGAATTACCTCTAGTTACTTTTCCTACAGAGTGTCCCTACACTATTGACGAAATTCTAGATGCTGATTTTTTCCCAGATGCTATTAATCTATAG
- a CDS encoding AAA-like domain-containing protein, which translates to MLKSKRDRGRILTASGLKKINEAIQEWSDQNNLKGTLAEVEAESGVGADTVSKIRQGRDGADLSKIRQLFATFGLTLDPSDHNSAKPDSNQVNTDFTVSNDIPLPTAEPELPGGQVDVNSRFYVERPPIEERCYETILQSSALIRIKAPRQMGKTSLLSRILDSASRQGYCTVPLSFQLVDKGVFANLDKFLKWFCAYIGRELNLPNQLDDYWDDIFGSKVNCKDYFEKYILPQIDSPVVLGLDEIDRIFQYTDIAEDFLGLLRAWHEESKRREIWKKLRLIVVHSTEVYIPMNINQSPFNVGLPVELPEFNAQQIADLAQRHDLKWSEQEVLELMAIVGGNPYLVRVALYHISRQDLTLEQLKQTAFGEGGVYSDHLRRQLWNLEQYPELTAGMREVVMASSSVQLKTMQAFKLESLGLVKLQGNECSPRCELYRQYFSLHLSQNLRDNGTID; encoded by the coding sequence GTGCTCAAGTCAAAACGCGATCGCGGTCGAATTCTTACCGCCTCTGGGTTGAAAAAAATTAATGAGGCGATTCAGGAGTGGTCTGACCAGAACAACCTCAAAGGCACGCTGGCTGAGGTAGAGGCGGAGTCGGGTGTCGGCGCTGATACTGTTAGCAAAATTCGGCAGGGCCGAGATGGAGCCGACCTCAGCAAAATTCGCCAGTTATTCGCGACTTTTGGGCTCACCCTTGACCCAAGCGACCACAATTCTGCTAAACCTGACAGCAACCAGGTAAATACGGACTTTACAGTTAGTAATGACATTCCTTTACCTACGGCAGAACCAGAATTGCCGGGGGGACAAGTCGATGTAAATTCTAGATTTTATGTGGAACGGCCACCAATTGAAGAACGTTGCTATGAGACAATTTTGCAATCAAGTGCATTAATTCGGATTAAAGCTCCGAGACAAATGGGTAAAACTTCTTTACTTTCTCGGATTTTAGATAGCGCTTCACGTCAAGGTTATTGCACCGTTCCGCTGAGTTTTCAGCTAGTAGATAAAGGCGTGTTTGCAAATTTAGATAAATTTTTAAAGTGGTTTTGCGCTTATATCGGGCGAGAATTGAACTTGCCGAATCAATTAGATGATTATTGGGATGATATTTTTGGCAGTAAAGTTAATTGCAAAGATTACTTTGAAAAGTATATATTGCCGCAAATCGATAGTCCGGTAGTTTTAGGTTTAGATGAAATCGACCGTATTTTTCAATATACGGATATTGCTGAAGATTTCTTGGGATTGCTACGAGCTTGGCATGAAGAATCAAAACGTCGAGAGATTTGGAAAAAACTAAGATTAATTGTAGTTCACTCCACAGAAGTTTACATTCCCATGAATATCAATCAATCCCCTTTCAATGTGGGGTTGCCAGTGGAATTACCAGAGTTTAACGCTCAACAAATCGCAGATTTAGCGCAGCGGCATGATTTGAAGTGGTCAGAGCAAGAAGTATTAGAATTAATGGCAATTGTGGGGGGAAATCCTTATCTAGTGCGAGTAGCATTATATCACATTTCACGGCAGGACTTGACCCTTGAACAGCTCAAGCAAACTGCTTTTGGAGAAGGTGGAGTTTATAGCGATCATCTACGCAGGCAGTTGTGGAATTTGGAACAGTATCCAGAATTGACGGCGGGAATGAGAGAAGTAGTTATGGCGAGTTCTTCGGTACAGTTAAAAACGATGCAGGCATTTAAATTAGAAAGTTTAGGGTTAGTAAAATTACAAGGTAATGAGTGCAGTCCGAGATGTGAATTGTACCGCCAATATTTCAGCTTGCACTTGAGTCAAAATTTGCGCGATAATGGGACTATAGATTAA
- the kaiC gene encoding circadian clock protein KaiC, which produces MDNNTQILHHEVLVTPGVQKIRTMIEGFDDISHGGMPIGRTTLVSGTSGTGKTLFAVQFLYNGIMNFEEAGVFVTFEESPTDIIKNAYSFGWDLQRLIDEGKLFILDASPDPEGQDIVGNFDLSALIERIQYAIRKYKARRVSIDSVTAVFQQYDAASVVRREIFRLVARLKQVGATTIMTTERVEEYGPVARFGVEEFVSDNVVIVRNVLEGERRRRTMEILKLRGTTHMKGEYPFTITNNGINIFPLGAMRLTQRSSNVRVSSGDKTLDEMCGGGFFKDSIILATGATGTGKTLLVSKFLQNACANGDRAMLFAYEESRAQLFRNAYSWGIDFEEMEQKGLLRILCTYPESAGLEDHLQNIKSEIAEFKPSRIAIDSLSALARGVSNNSFRQFVIGVTGFAKQEEITGFFTNTSDQFMGSNSITDSHISTITDTIIMLQYVEIRGEMSRAINVFKMRGSWHDKGIREYTITEKGPEIRDSFRSYERIISGSPTRISFNEKSELSRIIKGVQGQGGDGEEI; this is translated from the coding sequence ATGGATAATAATACTCAAATTTTGCATCACGAAGTATTAGTAACCCCAGGAGTTCAAAAAATTCGCACGATGATTGAGGGTTTCGATGATATAAGTCACGGAGGAATGCCTATTGGCAGAACCACCTTAGTCAGCGGCACATCGGGAACTGGAAAGACATTATTTGCCGTGCAATTTCTCTACAACGGCATCATGAACTTTGAAGAAGCGGGGGTATTTGTTACCTTTGAAGAATCTCCCACAGATATCATTAAAAATGCCTACAGTTTCGGTTGGGATTTGCAACGCTTAATTGACGAAGGCAAACTGTTTATTTTAGATGCTTCTCCCGATCCAGAAGGTCAAGATATTGTCGGAAATTTTGATTTATCCGCCTTAATCGAGCGCATTCAATACGCGATTCGGAAATATAAAGCTCGGCGAGTTTCTATTGATTCAGTAACGGCAGTTTTCCAGCAATATGATGCGGCCTCCGTAGTGCGGCGGGAGATTTTTCGTCTAGTAGCGCGACTAAAACAAGTTGGTGCTACTACGATTATGACCACTGAACGGGTAGAAGAGTATGGCCCTGTGGCGCGGTTTGGAGTAGAGGAATTTGTTTCAGATAATGTAGTGATTGTCCGCAACGTTTTGGAAGGGGAACGCCGTCGTCGCACGATGGAAATTTTGAAGTTGCGGGGGACAACTCACATGAAAGGGGAGTATCCTTTTACGATTACGAATAACGGCATTAATATTTTCCCCCTTGGTGCAATGCGCTTAACTCAACGTTCTTCTAATGTCCGGGTTTCTTCTGGGGATAAAACTCTCGATGAAATGTGCGGTGGTGGTTTCTTCAAAGATTCGATTATTTTAGCTACTGGCGCTACTGGTACGGGTAAAACTTTGCTGGTGAGTAAGTTTTTGCAAAATGCTTGTGCAAATGGCGATCGCGCTATGCTATTTGCTTATGAAGAGTCTCGCGCTCAGCTATTTCGCAATGCTTATTCTTGGGGAATTGATTTTGAGGAAATGGAACAAAAAGGTCTGCTGAGAATCCTTTGCACCTACCCGGAATCGGCAGGTTTAGAAGACCATTTGCAAAATATTAAATCAGAAATTGCTGAATTTAAGCCGTCTCGAATTGCTATTGATTCCCTATCAGCTTTAGCGCGGGGAGTTAGTAATAATTCTTTCCGGCAATTTGTGATCGGCGTGACTGGTTTTGCTAAGCAGGAGGAAATAACTGGCTTTTTCACGAATACAAGCGATCAGTTCATGGGCTCTAATTCAATTACGGATTCTCATATTTCTACGATTACTGATACGATTATCATGCTTCAGTATGTGGAAATCCGAGGAGAAATGTCCCGCGCTATTAATGTTTTCAAAATGCGTGGTTCTTGGCACGATAAGGGTATTCGGGAGTATACAATTACGGAGAAAGGGCCGGAAATTAGAGACTCTTTCCGCAGTTACGAACGGATTATTAGCGGTTCTCCAACTCGGATTAGTTTTAATGAAAAGAGTGAGTTATCTCGGATTATTAAAGGTGTTCAAGGTCAAGGGGGGGATGGTGAAGAAATATAA